In the genome of Girardinichthys multiradiatus isolate DD_20200921_A chromosome 7, DD_fGirMul_XY1, whole genome shotgun sequence, one region contains:
- the si:dkeyp-118h9.7 gene encoding sacsin isoform X2, translating to MSCMTRNKNRRSFGASAPPFIDYLKDILRRYPDGGQILKELIQNADDAQATELIFIHDERSYGTESLWSSNLGQYQGPALYAYNNAVFTDEDWERIQKAGRSGKINDPNKIGRFGIGFNSVYHITDVPSIFSSGHLGLMDPQEKLFGERNGGFLWSLDDEEHQESLMTMNDQFQPYRDLVSLVGKQEWCKIIENQYFSGTLFRFPLRNKASEISDNLYDSDKMAELFDSFIADADLNLLFLKNVSSVSLIHISEDGTVTTRLEVKSSEQTKRLLKQEDDIEGLTRFKGITLNSKEQKETKWLVTTYTMKESKMPNLDLLAKKLSFLPRVDLAFPLDEQRDCFQGRLSCFLPLPNNESNKTGLPVHVNACFGLTDNRRHIKWQEEDQKHDEHALWNELLVKEVLPQAYVMLIQDAIQLCQQSAFPVSSVYNLWPDVTQMQHKDKWLNIAVEVFHHLFNENMAVLTLARDETQFIPLSEAVIPCNGPTKSETLSAIKRTLVSCGENLVSLPATVVRAIESYAHTNPKHVTPSFLREVLHRSGVHNISKEDKLCILEYILSDGQYRELVGLQLLPLSDGSFRSFTNKEEDTALIDNKEFPR from the exons GAGGTCCTTTGGGGCTTCAGCACCACCCTTCATTGACTACTTAAAAGATATTCTTCGTCGATATCCTGATGGTGGACAAATTTTGAAG gaactgattcaaaatgctgatgATGCGCAGGCAACAGAGTTGATTTTCATCCATGATGAGAGGAGCTATGGTACTGAGAGTCTTTGGAGTTCCAATCTTGGACAATACCAAG GTCCTGCTCTTTATGCCTACAACAATGCAGTATTTACTGATGAAGACTGGGAAAGAATTCAAAAGGCAGGAAGAAGTGGTAAGATCAACGACCCGAACAAAATCGGGAGATTTGGCATTGGCTTCAACTCTGTTTATCACATCACAG ATGTACCAAGTATATTCAGCTCAGGGCACCTTGGCCTAATGGACCCAcaagaaaaattatttggaGAAAGAAATGGAGGGTTTCTTTGGTCATTGGATGATGAAGAACATCAAGAATCTTTAATGACGATGAATGACCAGTTTCAACCCTACAGAGACCTAGTTTCACTTGTAGGCAAACAAGAATGGTGTAAAATCATAGAGAATCAGTACTTCTCTGGGACACTTTTCAGGTTCCCGTTACGCAACAAGGCATCAGAGATTTCAGACAATCTGTATGATTCAGATAAAATGGCTGAGCTTTTTGATAGCTTCATTGCAGATGCAGATTTAAACCTCCtctttttgaaaaatgtgaGCTCTGTGTCCTTGATTCATATTAGTGAGGATGGCACTGTTACCACCAGGCTTGAAGTGAAATCCTCAGAACAAACAAAACGTCTTCTAAAGCAAGAAGATGACATTGAAGGTTTGACAAGAttcaaaggcatcaccctaaattcaaaagagcagaaagaaacaaaatggcTTGTAACAACATACACTATGAAAGAGAGCAAAATGCCAAACCTTGATCTTCTTGCCAAAAAGTTGAGTTTTTTACCCAGAGTTGACTTGGCATTCCCCCTTGATGAGCAGAGAGACTGTTTTCAGGGCCGACTGAGCTGTTTTCTCCCTCTACCAAACAACGAATCCAACAAGACCGGTCTCCCAGTTCATGTCAATGCCTGCTTTGGTCTTACAGACAACAGAAGACACAtcaagtggcaagaagaagatCAGAAACATGACGAACATGCTTTGTGGAATGAATTGCTAGTGAAGGAGGTTCTTCCCCAAGCATACGTGATGCTCATTCAAGATGCCATCCAACTTTGTCAACAATCTGCTTTTCCTGTGTCTTCTGTGTACAACCTGTGGCCTGATGTTACTCAAATGCAGCACAAAGACAAATGGCTCAATATTGCTGTGGAGGTTTTTCATCACTTATTCAATGAGAACATGGCTGTTCTCACTCTTGCCAGAGATGAAACACAGTTTATCCCTCTATCAGAAGCTGTGATACCCTGTAACGGTCCAACAAAATCTGAGACATTATCTGCCATTAAAAGGACTTTGGTTTCCTGTGGAGAAAATCTTGTGAGTTTACCAGCTACTGTAGTTAGGGCCATCGAGTCCTATGCACACACTAACCCAAAACATGTGACCCCCAGCTTCCTCAGAGAGGTTCTCCACAGGTCTGGTGTTCATAACATCAGTAAAGAAGACAAACTCTGTATTTTGGAATACATACTGAGTGATGGACAATACAGAGAACTGGTGGGTCTTCAGCTTCTTCCACTCAGTGATGGATCTTTCAGATCTTTCACAAACAAAGAGGAGGATACTGCCTTGATTGACAACAAGGAATTTCCAAGGTAG